In a single window of the Salmo trutta chromosome 23, fSalTru1.1, whole genome shotgun sequence genome:
- the LOC115160046 gene encoding uncharacterized protein LOC115160046 isoform X2, with the protein MASHRSLSLLLLLIFSRLSGAYRVSVKTGGSTTIPCRYDLKYKTHVKYLCKLDYLKRCSPDVHTKSIDKASVYDDTNKQTFTVTMSDLEPVDSGRYWCAVEIIGGSNVMIERIQLSVTPGTPELYVDQQEVTGVEGGSVIVKCYYSDTGNRKWWCRIGVNGSCERNSTTIDGTSVTRQQTTYATRGNVLMVTMSGLKMENTGWYRCGVGDLMMPVHITVRRQTTTQSTSTMTTTQAPTTEQSSFSPTAEPVQTDNTVQGPEGDKEKDPMSSIHLKVLLIPLGMLVVVIDGVLFTTFNDPNSLKILWSLKHHCRCILLNIHWVV; encoded by the exons ATGGCTTCTcatcgctccctctccctcctcctcctcctcatcttctccaGACTCTCAG GTGCTTATCGTGTGTCTGTGAAGACAGGAGGCTCCACCACCATCCCATGTCGGTATGATCTGAAATACAAAACACATGTGAAATACTTGTGTAAATTAGATTATTTGAAAAGATGCTCCCCTGATGTACATACTAAGAGCATAGATAAGGCCTCAGTCTATGATGACACCAACAAGCAAACCTTCACTGTGACCATgtctgatctggagccagtggaCTCTGGACGTTACTGGTGTGCTGTGGAGATCATTGGTGGATCAAATGTCATGATAGAAAGAATCCAACTATCTGTCACTCCAG GTACTCCAGAACTCTATGTGGACCAACAGGAGGTGACAGGAGTTGAAGGAGGGAGTGTCATTGTAAAATGTTACTATAGTGACACTGGAAATAGGAAGTGGTGGTGCAGGATTGGTGTCAATGGTTCCTGTGAGAGGAATTCTACGACTATAGATGGAACATCAGTGACCAGACAGCAGACCACTTATGCCACCAGAGGAAACGTCTTAATGGTGACTATGAGTGGACTGAAGATGGAGAACACTGGCTGGTACAGGTGTGGAGTGGGAGACCTTATGATGCCTGTTCACATCACTGTCAGACGACAAACCACCACACAAAGTACCTCCACTATGACCA CAACCCAAGCTCCAACCACTGAACAATCCTCTTTCTCCCCAACTGCTGAGCCTGTTCAGACTGACAACACAGTCCAAGGACCTGAGGGGGACAAGGAGAAGGACCCCATGAG TTCCATACATCTAAAAGTCCTACTGATTCCTCTGGgcatgttggtggtggtgatagaTGGTGTCCTCTTCACCACCTTCAATGATCCAAACTCATTAAAGATCCTGTGGAGTCTAAAGCATCACTGTCGCTGCATACTGTTAAATATacactgggtggtttga
- the LOC115160046 gene encoding uncharacterized protein LOC115160046 isoform X1, translating into MASHRSLSLLLLLIFSRLSGAYRVSVKTGGSTTIPCRYDLKYKTHVKYLCKLDYLKRCSPDVHTKSIDKASVYDDTNKQTFTVTMSDLEPVDSGRYWCAVEIIGGSNVMIERIQLSVTPGTPELYVDQQEVTGVEGGSVIVKCYYSDTGNRKWWCRIGVNGSCERNSTTIDGTSVTRQQTTYATRGNVLMVTMSGLKMENTGWYRCGVGDLMMPVHITVRRQTTTQSTSTMTTTQAPTTEQSSFSPTAEPVQTDNTVQGPEGDKEKDPMSSIDLKVLLIPLGMLVVVISGLLVTWKMWRKHKDNKAMDQTTNTSVDPFAANGDVTYSTVVTKRRNQLNVQTKVEPDDNVVYSSLALQQDPFPANGYDVTYSTVVPKRRNQLNVQTKAEPDDNVVYSSLA; encoded by the exons ATGGCTTCTcatcgctccctctccctcctcctcctcctcatcttctccaGACTCTCAG GTGCTTATCGTGTGTCTGTGAAGACAGGAGGCTCCACCACCATCCCATGTCGGTATGATCTGAAATACAAAACACATGTGAAATACTTGTGTAAATTAGATTATTTGAAAAGATGCTCCCCTGATGTACATACTAAGAGCATAGATAAGGCCTCAGTCTATGATGACACCAACAAGCAAACCTTCACTGTGACCATgtctgatctggagccagtggaCTCTGGACGTTACTGGTGTGCTGTGGAGATCATTGGTGGATCAAATGTCATGATAGAAAGAATCCAACTATCTGTCACTCCAG GTACTCCAGAACTCTATGTGGACCAACAGGAGGTGACAGGAGTTGAAGGAGGGAGTGTCATTGTAAAATGTTACTATAGTGACACTGGAAATAGGAAGTGGTGGTGCAGGATTGGTGTCAATGGTTCCTGTGAGAGGAATTCTACGACTATAGATGGAACATCAGTGACCAGACAGCAGACCACTTATGCCACCAGAGGAAACGTCTTAATGGTGACTATGAGTGGACTGAAGATGGAGAACACTGGCTGGTACAGGTGTGGAGTGGGAGACCTTATGATGCCTGTTCACATCACTGTCAGACGACAAACCACCACACAAAGTACCTCCACTATGACCA CAACCCAAGCTCCAACCACTGAACAATCCTCTTTCTCCCCAACTGCTGAGCCTGTTCAGACTGACAACACAGTCCAAGGACCTGAGGGGGACAAGGAGAAGGACCCCATGAG TTCCATAGATCTAAAAGTCCTACTGATTCCTCTGGgcatgttggtggtggtgataTCTGGTCTCCTAGTCACATGGAAGATGTGGAGAAAGCATA AGGACAATAAGGCCATGGACCAGACAACAAACACCTCAGTG GACCCATTTGCTGCCAATGGTGATGTGACGTACAGCACTGTTGTCACCAAGAGGAGGAACCAGCTAAATGTACAGACCAAG GTAGAACCTGatgataatgtggtctacagctcaCTAGCCCTACAGCAGGACCCATTTCCTGCCAACGGTTATGATGTGACGTACAGCACTGTTGTCCCCAAGAGGAGGAACCAGCTAAATGTACAGACCAAG gcAGAACCAGatgataatgtggtctacagctcaCTAGCATAA